The window CGATGCACTTTCGGCCTTCTGTCATTTCTCCCATGCCAATAACCACGCACTGCCGGCAATAGACTCTCCCGCATACCTGAGTGGAGAATTTTACAATAACTCATGCATGTCCACGAAAAAATTGGGAGTAGAAACAGAAGCATCTAAAAAGACCAAAGATTGAAATAACGCGACGTAATGCATGTGCAGGCTGATTAGCTTTAATTCCTCCATTAAAACAAAGATATCAGGAAACTTGAACCTTATGAATATGCCATGTGATCAAAAAATCATGTTCATTCATCTATTATTTCTCTCACTTCAAACCTAAGCTTTTATCTTTGTCACTTTGACTCAATTTCGATGGACCAAAGCAAATATTCACCAAGTTTGGATAAAGAAATTACATCAAGGAATTAATAACATTCCTAGGCGACAAAGTTAATAAACATAACCTAAAGGCGACCGATCTATCTGGCCAAGTATTTACATGCTTATTCAAATTTAGAGCAGCCGATAATGTACCATACGTGTATTCTAAGTTTTGACGAACGTTGTCAGAATGTGTAAATCTGTGCATGACAAATTGATGATATTTATGTTCAAAACAAATTGATAATTGTGCCTAATGCTCTGAAATAATAGTATAACAGTGATAGAGCAAAAAAGCAATATGTCagagggacaaaaaaaaaaaaaaaaaaggaggctaGAGTAAAAGATGGTTGATTTACCAGGCAACGATGACGGAAAACATAGATGTAGGTAGTGCAAACGGTGCAGATATTGGAGTGAGGGATTCCAGGTCTCCGCCTTCCTCCTATCTCCGGGTATCCACTCATTGAAGCCATGCTGATGCCACTCATCTGGCTCATGTCATCATACCCCATGTTGTTGTGCATCCCGCGTGTACTATGACTATAAGGGCGGGCATGATGATAATGATGAGGAGGAGGTGTAGTCTGTCCATGAACATAATGGTGGCTTCGATGACCATTTGCACCCTGATGATCACCAACCCCAGAATTGTGCAAATGATTAGTAGTCATTGGTGAATTGTATGTGTCTCGACTCTTTGAAAGATGATGGATATGGGGAAGGTGGTGGGATTGATAATGAATTTGATGATCGCAGCTGGCGGAAGCCTCTAGGCCTCGGCTAAAATCCAAACTCGGTATTTTTTTGAGAGGGGctacttcttcttttcttgggcTGGCTTCAATGATGGAATCCAAAGTGGGTGGTGCGTTATTCTTGTCTATTGAAGGGAGACCATTTTGTTGCCTCACTTCAGCTAGGTCTTGAAAGGTGAGGTTAACTGAATCATCAGGGATCCCTGAATATAACTCCTCCAGCTCTCTTTTTGCTTTTGCGAGCTTTGTCAAGTCTcccattgttttctttttggagAGGAAAAGAGTGTAGGGTTAGGAGGTATGCGTTTTAGGTGTAGGGATTTTTCCAATGCAGGGGAAACGGTACTTATATGTATAATGCAAGTGCAGACGGCAGGAAAAAGCCAGGATACCTGGCCGGTCGAGAATTGCACTACCGGACAAGGGATGACGAAGAGATTTTTGAGAGTACAggaaagatatatatatatgcattttttttttccttctatcAGTCATGTGCTGTTCTTTTTAGTTGGACTAATTGCCTCATTTGGGCTTTCGTCTTAAAAATCAATTGACGGTAAGTATAGATCTTGATTAATTCttttttagttggttttggctTAACTGATGTGAGATAGATTAGGTTGTTTAACAATGATAAAGCATCATAAAAGAAACGTTGAATTCCAGAGTAAAGGGGATTTTTGAGAGTAGAGGGACTATATAGTGCGTGCATTGTTATCATTTTACACTAGCTAGTACTGTATAAGGATTGCTTAAACATCGATGATCGTTGCTATTAGCAACCATAAAAATGTTTCGCAACCCTCTTTCCTCCATCCCAATGCATCCTTCTGTCGGTAATTAACCATTTTAGACGATACTCGGTTGGGAATCAGGTGGGAGCCACTTGACTGGTTAAGTAGTAAATCTGCTTAATTacataatagtaataataaggGATAGTCATTTAGCGAGTTAATGGTTCGGGATAACATATGGCCGTCCCTTAGGATCCTTACAGGATGATGATGGTGATGATGAATATTTTCAATCTAGGCCGACTctgacagtttttttttttttttggtgattatTTTAAGGTATTAACAGAGAAAACTAGAAAAGCTGTGTGTTAGCCGAGCGTGCGCAGAGTTGAACTTCTCAACTCAACAATGATAGAAATAATGAAATCATCATGTTAAGATTGGATGACCGGCAGGAAAAGAcaaagggctggccggactatGAGAGGGCAACAAATTCTTGCTGTCTTTGATTGGGAGAAGAGAAGGTATGGGTGGTTTATGGAAATGGCATAAACGCGTTCGTTCAACCTAATAAGGTATAGTGATCAACGATGTAGGGCAACAACTAATAATATATAGTTTTAAGCATATGAGCTCATGCTTGCAATCCTCAGGACGTCAATTCAACATTTCACTTCTCCTGAGTCTATTGGTCGGATTCTTTCCATTCAGCCTTTTGGCAAATCCTACCAAGATTAGCTTGTGCAATGTATCTTATTAGTACCAAATAATCCggaatgaaatatctttgcgcgtctgccttcttttttcttttttttttttgagccttCCTTCCCCAGAGTCACAATTAACCCGAGTTTTGGACTTCAGATTCTGTTTTATTGTCAATTGGCATCTGACTTCGGGTAgcattccttttgtttcttcCCCAGGGAAACGAAACTTCTACCCAGCTAATTCTCATTCGTTGTTTGTCAGCAGATTAGCAATCGCCAGCAAATTGTTCGACTCACGTGaacatttttttattaaaaacaaaaaaaaaaaaaaaaaaaaaggggagaagAAGAAACGGGAAGGTCCAAAAAACTCACTACTGTATTCTTTGACGGTAATGCTGTGTATATAAAACCTAACAAAAGGGTTATGAGATGTGCTACTGGCTACTGCTATATCATTACaaccaaaatccaaaacttaTAAATATCAAGATATATAGCTCagatctttcaaaaaaaaagaagaagaagatatatAGCTCAGCAATTACTCATCTTTTACCCTTTTTCTATCAGAAACTACTCCTCTTTGCCCTTTTTCTCGGGCCCCATATTGGCTGATGCGCTGCACCCTTCTTCAGGTAAGGACCCTTCACCGTCACCGGGAGCATGCGATGGTAGCAAGTGATGGCTCAAGCTTGCAACCCCATCCTGCCTCATATACACGTCCAAGGGAATGCTCGCTGCGTCTATGAGGGTGGCCAAGTTGATTCCAGCTGCTGCCTCAGCTAGCATGTCTTCTTCCCTACTGGGGTGGCAGTTTAGGTCTAATTGTCCCTTATTGCTCTCTCCTGCCTCCATCAAGCTCCCATTCTGGCTTCTTTCAGCATCTGAATGATTTGTCAGCAGCAATGCCTGCTCAGCTGCCCCTTCCATTTCTGACATATCTAGAGGAGGAGTTTCTTGATCCTTTCCCTGGAGAAGTTCAGCTTCTCGGTCTGACTGGCGCTTTTTCTTTCGCATCATGAGTGTTTTGAAGCGCCTTTTCACAGTCAGGCAAACATTACACTTGCACGAAGGTGGGTGTTTGCCCTTTCCACTTGGGGGCTGAATGCAGACAATGCAACTGCATCCAGGACGATGGCGAGGATGTTTGGTAGTGGCTCCAACTGACATCTCAGTCAAATCCCCCATGTTGTCCCCTAAAACAGCAGCAGTAGCCAATGCATCTAAGCCAGAAGGCTCATAGTCTTCAGCTACCTTGGCTTCTACTATTCTTCTCCTCTTAAAATCTGTCAGCAAACATGAAAgacagaaaaattcccagaaGTTAACTCTGATTTATGGGGATAGACATTTAGCATTTGATATCATTATTCAGAAACAAATTCTATCATCCAAAGAAAAACGCAGAATAAGAGCAAAGCGACTACAACAGAAGGgaaattttcaattctttcattCACACTGTTAATGGACGTGGAAATTTCTGTAAATCCTGGTCAAATGATAATATGTTCTTTTTCCATGGACGAATATCAGAATATAGAGGAAGGTTGATGAAGTAGTTAAGTGCCACCTTGTTTCTACTCCAGAACATTCCCCGATTTCTATGAGCACAAGTACCCGATGTGAAGCAGCAGATGGAGCAGAAAATCAGGGTGAAAAATGTGCACGGATCTACTGTTTAGTATGACTCACAAAATGTAAGAGGAGTGTATATAAACCCACCACTCATGTGTCAAACTCTTGAGATCATTCAAAGCACCATCTAAGATGGAATTCCTATCTAGATATTCAATCCGTTTTATCAAACCAAGACACGTACTATGCagaagaaaattgaaattcCTACTCTAATTGAACCAGATATATCCAAAAAAGTACGCAACTTATACACATTTTAGACTGCTGGCATACATTAATATAAGGAATACTACTAGGAACCAAATAAATGTAGTAGATTACCATCTCTGCGGCGGTATGttagtggtggtggtggtggttgtAGAGAGAGAATTATTGAGAGCAAAGATGACGAGGAGAAGTAGAGGTAGGAGTTTgaggggaaaaataaaatagttgCACAAGAACTTAAGAGGCAGAAGGAAACAGAGAAAGAAGTTTATAGAATGCATACATTCATACTGTGTTTCTAGTAATAAGTTCAATTGTTTTATACTACAGCCATGAGAGGATATTGAATATTGTAAGTAAAAACTCAATTTGGTATACCAAAAGAGTATCTCACTAGCATACAAATCTCATAAAAGTTTTCATAAACCTAGAAGTATATTACATTATGATTGATTTTCAcaacttattaaaaaaaaaaggaaaatttgtaaTGGATTCATACCCTTGCTGGCTATATTGAGAGCTTCCAGTTCCCTTGGATTGATATCATCAGGAGCAGAACATGTGCTTCAGGAAGAAATTCAAAGACATGCAGGTTAGAACTTTTATCATTCCCTTCAAATAGAAACAAAGGAACTTAATGCCTAAACTCCCCAGAATAGTAGCATTATTGGGGCTGTGGAAGTGGGTATGTGTGAGGTGATCGGGTAGTAAATCTCTACTTACCGAGTAAAAAGTAAATGGATTAACCTTAGCAGCAACAGTTGCAGATATTTTGCTTTGTGTGGAAGAATGAACTCTTTAGCAAAATATTTATAGTGTTTTTATCAAAAAACAAACCACAAACTTACCTGTTTAAGACCCAAGCATTGTCTGGACATGTCCATCTTGCAGGAACAAGAACATGCATGGGCAGCCTGCGCCATTTTGAGCAATTGTCACATTGAGCCCACTGTTCCTGCTGCCTGAATAATCATTTTCCGCATTTCAGGAATAGATGCATTgcaatataaataaaataataacgcCATACAGAAAATCAGAACGATATTGGATTCTGTGATGCTTAGTGAAAACAGTCTCAGTGCTGTGATCAGAGGAAAAACTGAAAAAAGCTCGTTGAATTACCAGCTTCAGTAGAGGCTTTAACTTTTAGAAATCAAAGTAACTAATTTAATGTGGTCAACATGCTTTTTGACATCTTGAAAAGACATTTTTGCTGTCCAAATTCCTTGTATATTGGCCAAGAACTTAAAAGTATACAAGAATGATGGAGCCGATATGTGCTTAACAAATTGCCTTACCCTAGCAAAGATTAAAAATACCACCTTTTCAGAAGTTTGCATGGAAGAGAGAAGAGTAATAATTAGGAACTCAATCCAATAAATTGTAAGCGATTCCAAATATAGAGCTAGGTAGAGAAGGCATCCAACAAGTCTTGAATACATCTAGATCATAATTTCTATCAGACTTCTAGAATCAGAGAAGCTTTCTTGGCTAAGAGTTTCTATCAAGAGAAATACATCTAAAATTTGTAAAACCATTAAGCAGTGCATGTCATAACCCAAAAAGCAACACTATAGTGCAAAATATAGCTGTATACCAAAACATTTTGTACAGATAAAAAGACATCCTTACCCAGATGGTTGAACAGTAAATATAGTCCTCTTCCCAAATATCGGTGGTTCCTGCTAAAGTGAAAACATTGGAAGTATGTTGATGAAATGCAGGAGGATTGAAGTTTAAATGCCTTGATACGTCCAAGGCAGTTAAGAAAGAGAAGCACAATGAATAATATTACAGAATAgagaattttaaaagtgaacTTAAATCATCTGGCCTAAATAAATAAGTACATGAATGAAGAATACTCACATCATATTCCTCAAATTCACAGTCCTCAATCTTGATAATTGTTGGGCTGTTTGTAGGTGGCCGTAGAAGCTCTTGCGCTTCTTCCCACGTAACTCTAAGTTCCATGGCATCGTCACTGTGCATGAGAAGCCTCTTGTTCTTTAACCCAATATTTCGTGCCTTCTTTTTTTCTGGGATCAAGATATTCCGTTGTGAGGAATCTTCATGTATCTGACCTCCATTGTTGCCATTTTCAGAAATCTAAAATAGCCATGTTAATAAAATAACTGATATGGTCAGAAATCACAAGAAAGTGAGCAAGCAGAATTCTGAACTAatgcaaacaagaaaagggTAAGGACTTACAGCAAGCATGTTATCACTAGCACCTAAATACGAAGTTTCACCAGGAGAACCGCCATTAGGAAGGCCAGATGGCTGTGGATCCTGTGTCTACAGAAGTACATGTTACTTGTAAAACTGAAAAGCAAAATTTAAAAGAGGTTTCAAACAGAGAAGAGCCTATAAAGCTTGACCTGCGTCTCAACATTGGTTGTTGACTTCCGGAAACCCATGACAAGTTGTCCACCAGGGTCTATACGGCTAAATGTCACTATGAGTAAAACCAAAAGGGAATAGTCATGACCTTACATGAACTAACAAAGTTAGTACATAGTTGGCAGTTGACATAATAATTAATTGAGCATTTATTTCATTCCTTGTCATCAAATGCATATTGGCTGACAATGACATGAATACACACCCTTCGACTGGGAAAATGGTCAAATAGTAATACTAAGTTGATTCATTACCATATTATCAATGTTTTAAGTCCTGAAAGACTAAATATTCCAGAGACCATTTCCAGCCCAGAGATAAGAACTCATATAGTGGACTCGCACAAGATTCTAGAAATTGGAATGCAAAAAGTGGTTGCCCACATGCATTGAGATATTAAACTAGCTTCAAAGGACAAGAGGACTAGCTTCAAAGGACAAGAGGACCCAAATTTAGATTTAATAAATAGTAAGCcctcaaataaatgaaaaagaaaatatataaaattccAAATCTGAAGCATATACTAGTCTTGTGAATACCAGTATCGCCAGCTTGCAGTTGCATGTTCTGTATGCAAGGAGTAACCCCCTCCAAGACATACATTCTGCTGTTATTATTGGGCCAAAATCTGAACTGGAATGTCCACTCTTTACCCTTCACATCCTGTATCCTTATCGGCAGACCTTCTGATTGATTAATAGGAGGGAAGTATGCCTGATTTCAATATGCAATAGCTTCATGACTAAAGGGCCAGAGAAGAAAATTGGATAAATGGAAGTCATAAGGTAAAACGCTCTATGCTTAAAGGTCTCAACTGAATCAACAGCTCACCTCAGCACATGCCTTGGGAAGAACCAGACGACCAATCCGGCCAGCATCACTAGCACTGAGAACTTTCTCAAACAACGGTACAACAGTGGATTTCAAACTTCAACAGAAGAGTTAAAGTAAAACTACATGTCGCATGCATAATAGCAAGATAATAAGGAAGCTATCATCATTTTTACTTTCACTTCATAGAGGTGCTAATCGATTTCGGAGAGGAAAAACAGTGcattaaattaaaagaaaaaggatactCCCCAGATATCTGCTGCAATTCTTGGTCTGTGATCCTGGGCCAATAGCGAGGAAGCAACTGACTGCGACCTCGCCCTTCAGCAGGAGGCCTGGCAATGCGTGTTTGAGAACCCATTCCTTTAGTGTTCTCAGAGCCTACACTGGAGCCAGGTTTGGGGGGTTTGGGCAGAATCTGGCGTGCCCTTTGTCCTTGCTGGGCAGTAGAAACTCTGTTCTGTTCGCTTCCTTCCACAATCCCTTCAGAAATGGGCAGGGCTGAGCCTGAAGCACTTAGAGCGTTGCTCAATGAGAAATTTACAGATGGCTGAGCTAGAGATTCAGCCATGTCTTTAAACCCTTGATTTTGTCTACTGATCTCTGGTTTGACAAACATGGATGATCCAACAGATTGGGGGGTGAAATTGGGGGAGCTTGTGTTGACTTGCTCAAAAGGAAGCGCGGTTCCTTCACCTTTCTTCTGCCCAAGAGATGCATTAGTTCCAACTTTATGAGGCTTAAACATTTTTTTGGAACCATTTACATCCACATTATTGCAGAGTTGGAGCAGACTGTCAAAACTTCTATGACCTATTGTACCATTGGGAATTTCATCTCCGAGGATCTATAAAACAAACAGTAGAAGCATCCACAAGTCAAAACataaataagaaaaactttCGCCTGCTTTCTCACTAAACTTTCTCATAGAAAGACTTTAAATGTATAGACAATAAAAGCTCACAGAGAGTATCCAAGCATCCAATGTCAGAAAAATTTATGCaaaagaacaaaattaaaatgagACAAATCCACCTGAGGGAGAGAAAGATCAGCAATCTTTTTTAAGAGATTAAAAACATTGGGTCTACCTTGTCCTCACATATAATCATGCAtgttcaaataaaataaaaatcgcAACTCACCTATCATGATGGTTCAAAAAATGCCATTTTTGTAAGTCAAAATGGAGAAGCTTGTTCGAAAAATGCATGTTCAAACAAAATCACGCATGTTGATGCATGGAGAAGCTTAACTAACTGATACTTCTGATAACTTAGTACAACTGTTTTAGTCTCCTATGTTTTAGTGACCACAACTAGATAAGGATGAATTAAAAGACGTTTTTTGCATCTTGTCATGGTTGCTACGTAGAAATGCTAAATACATTGCAAATCATTGGAAGGATGATAACTATCCAATTGTCATCAGGTTTTGCAAGTGAGTGAAAGAGTGAAAACTTGAAGATGGCTTGTATTAAGCTTGCCTTTATCATGAAGGCATTCCAGAATAACTCAAAGTACAACAGAAGCAATTACTCTACCCAGGTTGTTTTCAGCAGATTCATCAGATGATGAATTACCTTAACCGTTCTCAATGAAGGAGTATCCATTTGCTTGACACACGTTATACAACCCACACCTCCGAAATCCAAGAACTCATGCAACATTTTTGAAGCGACACACCCACAATGGATTCGCTGCACATTACTGTCTTCTTAGCTAACAGTACTCAAGAAAAAGCGAAGAAGAAGACGAAATAAGGGCAATAGACAGTTGTATCACCTTTCTGCATATTTTGCATTCCCTCCAACCATCCTCATCCAGGTGGAATTTCTCACAGAAAACTAGATTTTCATAAGCAGTTCTGCAGAGCGTGTGTCAGGCAAGCCACCACCACAACAACAACGACAACAACAACGTCGTTATTAGTCCTCAATCAATAATATAAGACAACACATAACAATCTAGATGGATCAAACAAGTCGTGGACAAAATACCAAAGAAACTGAAAATTCTAATTTTTACTTAAGATTGGAAGTATACGAGTTTTAGCAAAGACACCACAGAGCCAAGAAGCAATCCCTTTTGCTCTCATTTCTTCTGCGTAAGATTGTATactttttatttcatgaaagaCAAAATTAATGCCGAATTAATAACCAAGATAATGGACAGTCATCGCATTAATCTCATTCGGACTTTGTATTCTTTGACCAATGCCAACTGAAAAAACCTAGTACCAGCTAGTGTAATTCGGCCCTCAGAACAAAAAACACGGGTGATTTAATTGGAGAAAAAAAGGCTTATTGGACGCCCAACTTTTACGTGTATGCATGCAAGAACTCTATGCCAATTATTAACCCCTGTACGGAAAAATCGTTTTTTTGACATGAGCACGGCTGCATGAATGCCAATCTCACCAACACTCTTTATACAAATGGCAGTTGTAATTTTTGCATAATAAACCTCCCAAGCCACATTGACaacattttgaaaaataaaatttaaaaagaagTAATTAATGAGAATTTCGGATGTGTATCCCGGAAAAAATTGGAATGCGGAAAAATTGGCGTATAATAGGAAATCGAAGATATAGGGGAAAACATATCTAAAATGCCATCAAAACAGAGAATTAAGCGGCGGGGAGTTATTTTAGGGATCCCATAATCAGCATCCCCAAACTGCCCCTAAGAGAACAATAtgaaatcaaaaaaattttgagagatACAGGCGAAAATTGAAATCAAGAATTTACCAAGAAAAGGGATAGAATTGGGAATcaagaaaagttttttttttttttacccgcAGCTGGAGCAGAGCGTGGCGAATCCACCCGATTTCAATCCCCAACCTTGCTTCCACTCAGGCGACGTCGTTAAACGGCACACCTCGTTCATGCAAATCTTGGACCCCATCTTTTTCTCTCCGCCCAAATGCTACGAATCAAAAATCCTACATCCCATGTACGAGGAACCAAAATCCTCGTCAAAAACAGAATTCAGACAGTCCAACAAAACCTAAAAAACACATGAGGAAAACATTTTGACCCAGATCAAACGCACGCAAAAGAAATCAAcgaccaaaacaaccaaaaccAATACACCTCACCtagtttaaataaataaaatgccaCGTCCACATGTGACACTCGAAATTGAGCAgctgaaaaacaaccccaagcAATTCGACCCAAAAAATCATGAACTAAATCTGaaataagaaaagaaggaaactgGGTTGCGAGTCAAACAGGGGTGGGATGAAAGAGGTGGAATGAGATGGGCAACGGCGGATGCAGCGGTGGAGATGGATTGTTTGGATGAGGTAGCTAAGGGGGAATTCTACGAAATCAACAATAATATTATGTATGTTGGCATAGCAGCAGAGATAcacatgagagagagagagagagcgagaggGACAGAGAAGGGGGTGGGCGGGgtagagagaagagagagaaagcgTGTATGCATGCAAATGCAAAGGAAAACAGATGCACAAAATGCATGCACGACACTTGAAGCCACCGCgacctcctctctctctctctctatctctagTCTCTTTCTTGTATGTATCTATAACA is drawn from Coffea arabica cultivar ET-39 chromosome 1c, Coffea Arabica ET-39 HiFi, whole genome shotgun sequence and contains these coding sequences:
- the LOC113731409 gene encoding B3 domain-containing transcription repressor VAL1 isoform X2; the encoded protein is MGSKICMNEVCRLTTSPEWKQGWGLKSGGFATLCSSCGTAYENLVFCEKFHLDEDGWRECKICRKRIHCGCVASKMLHEFLDFGGVGCITCVKQMDTPSLRTVKILGDEIPNGTIGHRSFDSLLQLCNNVDVNGSKKMFKPHKVGTNASLGQKKGEGTALPFEQVNTSSPNFTPQSVGSSMFVKPEISRQNQGFKDMAESLAQPSVNFSLSNALSASGSALPISEGIVEGSEQNRVSTAQQGQRARQILPKPPKPGSSVGSENTKGMGSQTRIARPPAEGRGRSQLLPRYWPRITDQELQQISGDLKSTVVPLFEKVLSASDAGRIGRLVLPKACAEAYFPPINQSEGLPIRIQDVKGKEWTFQFRFWPNNNSRMYVLEGVTPCIQNMQLQAGDTVTFSRIDPGGQLVMGFRKSTTNVETQTQDPQPSGLPNGGSPGETSYLGASDNMLAISENGNNGGQIHEDSSQRNILIPEKKKARNIGLKNKRLLMHSDDAMELRVTWEEAQELLRPPTNSPTIIKIEDCEFEEYDEPPIFGKRTIFTVQPSGQQEQWAQCDNCSKWRRLPMHVLVPARWTCPDNAWVLNSTCSAPDDINPRELEALNIASKDFKRRRIVEAKVAEDYEPSGLDALATAAVLGDNMGDLTEMSVGATTKHPRHRPGCSCIVCIQPPSGKGKHPPSCKCNVCLTVKRRFKTLMMRKKKRQSDREAELLQGKDQETPPLDMSEMEGAAEQALLLTNHSDAERSQNGSLMEAGESNKGQLDLNCHPSREEDMLAEAAAGINLATLIDAASIPLDVYMRQDGVASLSHHLLPSHAPGDGEGSLPEEGCSASANMGPEKKGKEE
- the LOC113731409 gene encoding B3 domain-containing transcription repressor VAL1 isoform X3 translates to MGSKICMNEVCRLTTSPEWKQGWGLKSGGFATLCSSCGTAYENLVFCEKFHLDEDGWRECKICRKRIHCGCVASKMLHEFLDFGGVGCITCVKQMDTPSLRTVKILGDEIPNGTIGHRSFDSLLQLCNNVDVNGSKKMFKPHKVGTNASLGQKKGEGTALPFEQVNTSSPNFTPQSVGSSMFVKPEISRQNQGFKDMAESLAQPSVNFSLSNALSASGSALPISEGIVEGSEQNRVSTAQQGQRARQILPKPPKPGSSVGSENTKGMGSQTRIARPPAEGRGRSQLLPRYWPRITDQELQQISGDLKSTVVPLFEKVLSASDAGRIGRLVLPKACAEAYFPPINQSEGLPIRIQDVKGKEWTFQFRFWPNNNSRMYVLEGVTPCIQNMQLQAGDTVTFSRIDPGGQLVMGFRKSTTNVETQDPQPSGLPNGGSPGETSYLGASDNMLAISENGNNGGQIHEDSSQRNILIPEKKKARNIGLKNKRLLMHSDDAMELRVTWEEAQELLRPPTNSPTIIKIEDCEFEEYDQEPPIFGKRTIFTVQPSGQQEQWAQCDNCSKWRRLPMHVLVPARWTCPDNAWVLNSTCSAPDDINPRELEALNIASKDFKRRRIVEAKVAEDYEPSGLDALATAAVLGDNMGDLTEMSVGATTKHPRHRPGCSCIVCIQPPSGKGKHPPSCKCNVCLTVKRRFKTLMMRKKKRQSDREAELLQGKDQETPPLDMSEMEGAAEQALLLTNHSDAERSQNGSLMEAGESNKGQLDLNCHPSREEDMLAEAAAGINLATLIDAASIPLDVYMRQDGVASLSHHLLPSHAPGDGEGSLPEEGCSASANMGPEKKGKEE
- the LOC113731409 gene encoding B3 domain-containing transcription repressor VAL1 isoform X1 — translated: MGSKICMNEVCRLTTSPEWKQGWGLKSGGFATLCSSCGTAYENLVFCEKFHLDEDGWRECKICRKRIHCGCVASKMLHEFLDFGGVGCITCVKQMDTPSLRTVKILGDEIPNGTIGHRSFDSLLQLCNNVDVNGSKKMFKPHKVGTNASLGQKKGEGTALPFEQVNTSSPNFTPQSVGSSMFVKPEISRQNQGFKDMAESLAQPSVNFSLSNALSASGSALPISEGIVEGSEQNRVSTAQQGQRARQILPKPPKPGSSVGSENTKGMGSQTRIARPPAEGRGRSQLLPRYWPRITDQELQQISGDLKSTVVPLFEKVLSASDAGRIGRLVLPKACAEAYFPPINQSEGLPIRIQDVKGKEWTFQFRFWPNNNSRMYVLEGVTPCIQNMQLQAGDTVTFSRIDPGGQLVMGFRKSTTNVETQTQDPQPSGLPNGGSPGETSYLGASDNMLAISENGNNGGQIHEDSSQRNILIPEKKKARNIGLKNKRLLMHSDDAMELRVTWEEAQELLRPPTNSPTIIKIEDCEFEEYDQEPPIFGKRTIFTVQPSGQQEQWAQCDNCSKWRRLPMHVLVPARWTCPDNAWVLNSTCSAPDDINPRELEALNIASKDFKRRRIVEAKVAEDYEPSGLDALATAAVLGDNMGDLTEMSVGATTKHPRHRPGCSCIVCIQPPSGKGKHPPSCKCNVCLTVKRRFKTLMMRKKKRQSDREAELLQGKDQETPPLDMSEMEGAAEQALLLTNHSDAERSQNGSLMEAGESNKGQLDLNCHPSREEDMLAEAAAGINLATLIDAASIPLDVYMRQDGVASLSHHLLPSHAPGDGEGSLPEEGCSASANMGPEKKGKEE
- the LOC113729493 gene encoding uncharacterized protein; the encoded protein is MGDLTKLAKAKRELEELYSGIPDDSVNLTFQDLAEVRQQNGLPSIDKNNAPPTLDSIIEASPRKEEVAPLKKIPSLDFSRGLEASASCDHQIHYQSHHLPHIHHLSKSRDTYNSPMTTNHLHNSGVGDHQGANGHRSHHYVHGQTTPPPHHYHHARPYSHSTRGMHNNMGYDDMSQMSGISMASMSGYPEIGGRRRPGIPHSNICTVCTTYIYVFRHRCLVCGRVYCRQCVVIGMGEMTEGRKCIECLGRRFGHRYIERAGQMGCCMGYPSLVKQQELKWAEKGPRGSGENRYSRSGMVSTPRSPAPRTPNRGRNNHHAGSNNNNPASFVGNAQSSFVMGSPYSPYYSPTNHPLPF